GGGAGCACGCTTCGGACCTTCTCACGCGAGGTCGCTATCCCTTCCGTCCTTCGCATTGGTCATCGCGGAGCTTCCGGCCACGCTCCCGAAAACACCCTCGCTTCTATCTGGAAAGCTCGATCCTTCCATGTCGATTTTATCGAGGTCGACGTGCGCGAAACCAGCGACGGCCATTTGGTGCTGCTGCACGATGATACGATCGACCGCACCACCAACAAATCAGGCACCCTCGCCGACATGACACTGGAGCAGGTGCAACGGCTCGATGCGGGGAATTGGCAGCGCATTCCGACCTTGGAAGAGGCCCTGGACATCGCCGGGCAGGCCATCGGGGTCATCCTTGAGCTGAAGGTGGAGGGGATAGGGAACGAGGCGTGCGCGATCGTCAAACGTACCGGGTTCTCCGGCCCGCTGATTTATGCGTCGTTTTTGATCGCGGAACTGCACCGCGTGCGTCAAGCCGATCCCGATGCGCGCATCATGGTCCTCCATCATCGCCGCCTCCCGCCCGATCCGATCGCGGACGTGCTCGCGTTGAATGCGGCCTACGTCGGCTTCCACTATTCGAGCATCACACCCGCGTTGCTCCAGGCCTATCATGACCTGGGGCGGCAGGTGTTCACCTACACCGTGAACGAGCGGCAGGACATTCAGCGGATGCGGGAGCTGGGTGTGGACGGCATCGTGTCCGACTATCCCGATCGCATCTGAGTCAGGGCCATACGCGAGGTCCCGACGAACGCGGGACTTCTCACGCGGCCCTCAACTTCACCACAATTTGCTGCGACGCGACGCTGTTCGGCACGACGATATGCCGGTCGTCCGATGTCCTCACCAAAATATACCCCATCGTCATCTCATCGATCACCCCGGTCTCGAGGCCGGTCGGAGCAGACAGCTGCACGCGATCACCCACTTCGAACGGCTGATACAACAACAGGGCAAAGCCTGACACCAAATTGCTCAGCGTCGTCTGCGCCGCCAATCCAAACAGGATCGACGCCACCCCGGCGCTGGCGAGCAACGCCGTGCCCACGGAATGGAGTTGCGGAATAGCATTGAAATAGAGGATCACGGCCAAGCTGTAGACAACGACTTGCCCAAGCCTGGTCAGCAGCGTGCAGGCGGCTTGATCGTTGAGCAGGTACCCGATTCGTCGCACGCCCGCCCGAACCAGTCGCGCCAGAAACCATGCCACCAGGATGAAGAGAAACGCATAAAATGCCGCGCCAACGAGCGTAGTAGGATCAATGAACTCACCACGGACAAACAGGCCGAGAACAGGCATGGGATACCTCCATCACAGAACACGTGGGTCACGATGAGTGGCTGATTCGACAGTAGGTCAGAGGGGAGCCGGGGGACAAGAGCGGAACAGCGGGCCTGAAAATGCCACGGGCGACCCTACACTGCGGTGGGAGGTCGCCCGTGGATGGCGCTTGGGACGCCGAAGATCATTTAGGTTGTCTGAATCAGGGGACCCGTTCGAGAAGACGGAGTGTCAGGATGTTCGTCAGGGGAGTGATGCTCCCAGGATTCAGGTGTGCCTCGTGAGAATTCAATCCCTCGGTTCGTTCGGTGGCTGAATTCTGTCATCAGACAGTGCCATGAGGCACCAGCCAGCGAAGGATCGTTCCACACGACCGACGAGCAACCCGCCCTCAACTCTGCGGGCCGTTCTAGTCCGGTGGCGTAAGTTCTTCCATCTGTGAACCTCCCCGGTTGAGGAGTGGCGAGGTTTCCCGAACAGGCGCGCACTGCTCATCGCCTCGTCACGGTACACACAGCTCTTGAAACTCACAATGTCCTCTTACGCTCGTTAGAAAATCCTGTCAACAGAAAAATCGGCCCTAGGAATTTTTTTTCGATCCCTTGAATGTCGCCTCTCTCACAATACAACACGGGCCCCCGTTGAACCGGGAGCCCGCGTGCGGCGCTTGGGACGCCGACCGTATGAGAAACAATGTGGCGGCCCGTGCAAGACCGGCCGAGTGCAACAGCAGGAACAACATCTCGTCGGAACAAGAAGGGTGCCCCGAGCGGGCGACGATTCAAGAAGGTCAACCGGTTCCTGGGCAAACACGTGACGCCATCAGAGGCTGTGGCGCAGGGTTGATGCCGAGTGGCATAGCCGGTGGAGAACCGGTCGAACAGGCCGACGAGACAGCTGCCTTCAGCTCGGCAGGCCGTCAGGGCCAGGTGGAGTCGTATCGTTCATCATCCACCCTCCTCTCTGATGCGGGAATCCGTGGAAGATCTAGATGACAGCCGCGCGGTCTGTCCGGTCCCCCACCACGACGGTAAAGTCGGGCCGCAAATCCTATCTACGCTCCTCACCACATTCTGTCAACAGGGAGCACGCCGGTCCGTCACTCCGGTTTGACTACGGCCATCTCCTGCTTCTGGTAATCGGCAGGAGGAACGAAGAGCCGATCCGCCAGGGGTTGCGATTCGATTTTCACGGCTTCCCAGTGCGCCTCTTCCCGACCCTTACCGTCACGATCCACGCCCTTGATCGGGAAACCTCCATCCTTGAACAGGTCTCGCATCCATCCCGGCCACAGGGATGCGCCACCGGCCTGCGCACTTGTCATACCGAAAAGGGCGGCACTCCCGATCGCCTTCGCCATGCAGAATTCGCCGGTGCTGCCGTCCGACCGATCTTTCATGTGATAGACCTCGCAGGCGTATCCGGCCACCGTCTCGTGCTTGCCGGTTCTGGTGATCAGGATCTCGTCGAACGCCTGCGGCTGCGACTCTGACGTGGTCGCCGTGGAGATTTCCAGATAGATTTTTTCGTCGTGATGAAGGCTGTACAGCGCTTGCTTCTTGGCGTCGAAAATCATGGCGCCTCTCCCTGCATCGGGGCCGATCTCTTCAAAACGCAGGGCATGACCTTTGAGCCACCACTGCTGCTGCGCCGTCTGGCCCCCGCTCGTTTCCTTCAGGACAATGATGCCCTCGAAGTCGCTCGCTGCCGCAACACCAGCCAGCAGCGTGCTTCCCAGGAGACTCAACAAGACGCCACGCCCCGGCATTATTGCCCACCCTGCTGCTGTTGCTGTTTCAACGCCTCGCCCAGCTGTTTCATCAGCTCTTTGAGATCCGGCTGCGGCTCACCCTCCCCGGAAGGTGCCCCCGTCTTCCCACGTGCGGCCCTGCGCTTCTTCATGTCCTCGATCATCTTGGAGAGATCGGCGCCGCCCTGTCCTTTCGGCTCACGCATGGCCTTCATCCCTTCCTGGATGGCCGACAAGTCCCGCTTGGTCCAATCAGAGGGGAAGGCGAACAAACCCGGGTCTAAACTTTTTTTATCGACGCTGATGACCTCCATCCTCGACGTTTCCTTGCCGGCCTCATCGTACTGAATGCTCCGCAGACCGAATCCTCCTTCCTCCACCAGTTGCTTCACCCACCCGGGCTGCGAGGATTGTCGCGTCTCCTTGGGATCGACCCAGAAGGTCGCGGCTTTTCCGAATCCTTTTGCCACGCAGAGCTCGCTGTTCAGACGACGATCGTGCTTGTCGGTGATCCGCCACACCTCACAAGAGTATCCGGCCAGCTTCTCGGTCTTGCCGGTTCGCTCGACGAGCTGACTTTCAAATACGTCTCTCATGTGCTCCCCGCGTTCTCCGTCCAGTCTCATTTCCATGAACGTATGCTGGTCAGGCATGGCCACCTGCATCGTCCGCGTCTTCCCATCGAAGATCATGACGTGCTTCTGACCTTCCGAGCGGGCCATTTCCACCCGCGCCTTGTCCCCTTTGAGATACCAATCCATGTTGGTTACCGAACCAGTCTCCGCATGGCTGGCATTCATGTGCAATACACCCTCAAACTCTCCCGCGTGACTCACAAGGGGAGCGAGGCCAAACACGAGACCACCGACGACGAGAGGCCAACTTTTTCGCATACTGGATACTCCTGGTTACAGTCTACCCACAACTGCGGTCGCAGTGTAGCCGAGGCCTACCAACGGCGCTAGCCCACCGACGGTGCGGGATCGACAACGAGCACAGCCGGATCTCACACAATGTTCAGCCGGTCGAAATTGACCCCTTTGGGAGCCGGAGGCCTGGAGAGCTTCATGGCCGCGAGCGCCTGAACCACCAGCTCCGCCACCACCAGGTTGCGATACCATTTCCGGTTTGCCGGCACGATATACCAGGGCGCCCGTTCGGTGCTCGTCGCCGCGATGACCTCTTCGAAGGCGGCCATGTAGGCGTCCCACAATTTGCGCTCCTCCAGATCTCCCGAGCTCCACTTCCAGCGCTTGTCTGGGTCCCGAATGCGGGACTGCAGCCTGGCTTTCTGCTCATCCTTCGAGATATGCAGAAAGAACTTCACAATCACCGTCCCTTGCTCGACCAGCAGTTCCTCGAATTCCCTGATCTGACCAAAGCGACGCGCGGCCTCCTTGTCCGAAATCCAGCCGTGCACGCGCGTAATCAACACATCCTCATAATGCGAGCGATTGAAGATGCCGATCTGGCCCTTGGCAGGCACCTTTTGATGCACGCGCCAGAGAAAATCGCGGGATAATTCTTCGGTAGACGGAGCCTTGAATGACACGACCGTACAGCCCTGTGGGTTCACGCCCGTCATCACGCTGCGGATCGTCCCGTCCTTTCCGCTCGTGTCCATCCCTTGCAACACGATCAGCAAGGCCCGCGAGCCGTTGGCGTAGAGCCGCTCCTGCAGCTGATCGAGAGCGGCAATGAGCTCAGCTGTCGCCGCTTTCGCCTTGGCCTTTCCCTCGTCATTCTTTTGGTAGCTCCCCGTGTCATTGGGATCGAACTCCGTCAGCGCAAGTCGTGTACCGGGCTTGATGCGATACTCTTTCATGTCGCCGCTCCTTCCACGTTCGGGTCTCCACTCAGGCCCCATCATCAGAGAGAAGGTGGCAGCCGTTTCGCGCCTTGCCGGCCGGGTGACGGAAATATTTCTTTCGACTCCTCCATTGATTGAACGGGACTCGGCCTTATGTGGTACAAGACGAAGCTATTACCAACTCAAGGAGGCGTCAGTCATGCTCAAGGAAGTGACCGGAGACATCCTGTTATCCACGGCCGGTGCCATCGCGCATGGAATTGCGCCACACGATAACTTCAAGCAGGGCTTGGCGTTATCCCTTCGTGAACAGTGGCCGGGGATGTACAAGGATTTCCGCCATTATTGTCAGACCTACAATCCGAAGCCGGGCGGCGCCTGGTCGTGGAAAGGGCCGAACTCCCCCGTCATTATCAATTTGTTTACGCAAGAGCCTCCCGCCGGCGACCAAGACCATCCCGGCAAGGCCACCCTGCCCAACGTCAATCATGCGCTTCAAGCACTGAAAAAGGAATTGCAGGAACATCAGGTGAAGAGCCTGGCCCTCCCTCGCCTGGCCACCGGAGTGGGCGGGTTGGAATGGGAAAAGGTCTATCCGCTCCTCCAGCAGGCCCTGAAGGACCTGCACATTCCCGTCTACGTGTATGGGCTGTACAAAAAAGGCGTGGCCGCGCAAGAAGCCTAGGCCGAAACGGCCCGGGCCCGCGCCTCGGTGAGATACTGGAGCAACTGTCCGATCTGCGACTGCCGCGCGAGGTACCATTGCGCGGCGGTCGTCAGCTTCTT
The sequence above is drawn from the Nitrospira defluvii genome and encodes:
- a CDS encoding glycerophosphodiester phosphodiesterase → MITVTHERVTGQRQWGWRDSAERFSTTFGLCRLRSRVPPTALSLRHSLQRYAKYGREVPFEKKAPLPEPSGATAGSTLRTFSREVAIPSVLRIGHRGASGHAPENTLASIWKARSFHVDFIEVDVRETSDGHLVLLHDDTIDRTTNKSGTLADMTLEQVQRLDAGNWQRIPTLEEALDIAGQAIGVILELKVEGIGNEACAIVKRTGFSGPLIYASFLIAELHRVRQADPDARIMVLHHRRLPPDPIADVLALNAAYVGFHYSSITPALLQAYHDLGRQVFTYTVNERQDIQRMRELGVDGIVSDYPDRI
- a CDS encoding mechanosensitive ion channel family protein; protein product: MPVLGLFVRGEFIDPTTLVGAAFYAFLFILVAWFLARLVRAGVRRIGYLLNDQAACTLLTRLGQVVVYSLAVILYFNAIPQLHSVGTALLASAGVASILFGLAAQTTLSNLVSGFALLLYQPFEVGDRVQLSAPTGLETGVIDEMTMGYILVRTSDDRHIVVPNSVASQQIVVKLRAA
- a CDS encoding DUF4412 domain-containing protein, translating into MRKSWPLVVGGLVFGLAPLVSHAGEFEGVLHMNASHAETGSVTNMDWYLKGDKARVEMARSEGQKHVMIFDGKTRTMQVAMPDQHTFMEMRLDGERGEHMRDVFESQLVERTGKTEKLAGYSCEVWRITDKHDRRLNSELCVAKGFGKAATFWVDPKETRQSSQPGWVKQLVEEGGFGLRSIQYDEAGKETSRMEVISVDKKSLDPGLFAFPSDWTKRDLSAIQEGMKAMREPKGQGGADLSKMIEDMKKRRAARGKTGAPSGEGEPQPDLKELMKQLGEALKQQQQQGGQ
- a CDS encoding polyphosphate kinase 2 family protein — encoded protein: MKEYRIKPGTRLALTEFDPNDTGSYQKNDEGKAKAKAATAELIAALDQLQERLYANGSRALLIVLQGMDTSGKDGTIRSVMTGVNPQGCTVVSFKAPSTEELSRDFLWRVHQKVPAKGQIGIFNRSHYEDVLITRVHGWISDKEAARRFGQIREFEELLVEQGTVIVKFFLHISKDEQKARLQSRIRDPDKRWKWSSGDLEERKLWDAYMAAFEEVIAATSTERAPWYIVPANRKWYRNLVVAELVVQALAAMKLSRPPAPKGVNFDRLNIV
- a CDS encoding macro domain-containing protein, translated to MLKEVTGDILLSTAGAIAHGIAPHDNFKQGLALSLREQWPGMYKDFRHYCQTYNPKPGGAWSWKGPNSPVIINLFTQEPPAGDQDHPGKATLPNVNHALQALKKELQEHQVKSLALPRLATGVGGLEWEKVYPLLQQALKDLHIPVYVYGLYKKGVAAQEA
- a CDS encoding DUF4412 domain-containing protein produces the protein MPGRGVLLSLLGSTLLAGVAAASDFEGIIVLKETSGGQTAQQQWWLKGHALRFEEIGPDAGRGAMIFDAKKQALYSLHHDEKIYLEISTATTSESQPQAFDEILITRTGKHETVAGYACEVYHMKDRSDGSTGEFCMAKAIGSAALFGMTSAQAGGASLWPGWMRDLFKDGGFPIKGVDRDGKGREEAHWEAVKIESQPLADRLFVPPADYQKQEMAVVKPE